TATGGGCAGGCCCAGCAGGAACTGCAGATGCGGACTCAGGCGCAACAGGAACTGGACGCCGCCCTGCTGCTGCTCGAGGAACGGGTCAAGGAACGCACCCATGAACTGGAACAGGTGAATGGAGAACTTGAAGCGTTTGCCTACTCGGCGTCCCATGACCTCCGAACCCCCATCCGGCATATCACCAGCTTCGCTCAACTCCTGAACCGGCACCTGCAGGCCACCGACCCCCGTGCTTCCCTGCTGCTGCAACAGATTCAGCAGGCAGCCACACGGCTCACGGCCACCGTGGACGGCATCCTCAGTCTGTCCAAATCCAGCAGGTTGCCCCTCCAGCCCAAACCAGTGGACTTGAACGCGCTGGTCAGAGATGTGGTGAGGGGGCTGTACGCCACCTCACCACACCGGGCCATAGACTGGCAACTCTCCTCCCTGCCGGTGGTGCAGGGCGACCCAGCGCTGCTGCAATTGGCCCTGCAAAATCTGCTGGACAATGCCGTGAAATACACCCAGCTGCAACCGGAAGCCATCATTCAGGTGGATGCCCAGGAACAGGCCGACGAACATATCATCACGGTTCAGGACAATGGCGTGGGGTTTGACGCTGATTACGCCCACAAACTCTTTGAGGCCTTTCAGCGGCTGCACCATCCCGCCGACTTTGAGGGCACAGGCATAGGACTGGCAAACGTGCGGCGAATTGTGGGCCGACACGGCGGACGCGTCTGGGCCGAGAGTGGACCGGGGCAGGGAGCCCGCTTCTCGTTCAGCCTGCCCAAAGCGACCTGAGCAGCAGCGGTTGCCCTCAACCGACACCGGGATGGGGGGGGCCGACCCTCACCAGAGCGCGCCGCAGCCCTGCTCAACGGGCAGAGGAGTTTCACCCAATATTCGGTCAACTTCTGCCGTCTCTGACTCCGGCCACGTCGCCCTCTGTCGCCCGGCAAACAGGCTTAGAACATGATTTGGTAGAACATCTCTGGGTAAACGTGTCTTCAATCTGTTGGGCTGGGTGTCCCATGTCGGGCGGTTAAGCTCAGTGCATGCCCACCGTGCGTTCTGTAGTGACCGCTGCCCTGCTGGGTGCAGGCCTGGCCGACGCCGCCTCATTGACACTGCCCACCGCACAGAACCAAACCTGGTCCCTGAGCCAGGCCCTCTGGCGGGAACGCGTGCTGATCGTTCGCAACCCGTCTGCTGCCTACTTGCAAGAGATGCGCCGCCAAGACGCCGAATTGCAGGTGCGTGATTTGCGAATCGTGGCCCTGCTTCCGCCTGCAGACGCCCGGCTGAATGGCCCGCGCACGCTGACGCTGACGCTGCTCGTAGATGCGGGCGGCAAGGTCGGCCAGCAGTTCAGCCCGGCCACCTTAGTTGGCAAAGACGGGGGCGTGAAGGCGACATACAAGAGCCTCCCGACGCTGCAAACGGTCAATGCCCTGATCGATACCATGCCTATGCGTCTACAGGAACGCCGGGAGCGCGGGCGTTAGCTTCGGCTGTCTGAATCGAGTTTGCGGGCCATCGCCACTGCCGCCAGGCCTCCGGCCAGATACCAAGCTGCCGTGAGCAGCGGCGTGAATGGAGCGCGTGCGCCGGGCTGCTTGCCCAATCCCAGCGGCCCCGGCAACACCACCGCGCCCACCCCGGCAGCCAGGCCCAGCGCACTGCCACGCTTCCACGCACCCTGCGGCTTGCCCAGTGCCACCAGCCCAAAATAAATAGAGTTGGACAGCAAATCGCCCAACAGTGTCCAGCGGTAAAGGGCCGCGCCGCGTGGGGGCGTCACGTCCAGCGTTTCCAGAGACTGGCTGAGGGCACGCTCGCCAATAATTTCGATACGCGGAGCGTGAGGAACGAGCCGCCGCACGGTTTCATTCAGCAGGGTTACGGTGACGGCTCCGGCCAGCCCACTCAGACCAACACGTACCCAGCGGCGGCGACGGGCCTGCGCTTCAGTGGCAGGCAGGTCGGTGTAAGACGGGGCGGGAAGGTCGGCGGGACGGGGCAGCGCGGTCAGATCATGTGTTGTCATGGGCAGTCTCCGGGGTCGGGGCCGAACGCAGCATCAGCCGCAGCGGAAAGGAATGGGCAGCGGCCCGCAGCAGCACACGCCGCGCACCCGCGCTCCACCCGTAACGTGTTGACCGAGCGAGAGTTGATCAAAGGCACTCCGGCAAGCCTGAAAACGGGCGCTGATGGCGGAAGCACTGCCCGTCAATCCCTGTTCGCTGATAACGCGGGCCACTGCCGCCGAACAGGACTCTCCGCCGTAAAGGGCCGCATGGGCACAGCGGAACCCCTTGAGGGGCGAGAGCCACCGCTGATAAAAGCTGATGGCCGACAGCGCCGAAGCCGTGAATGTATTGATGGAAAGCTGGGTCATGCTGGAGCCTAACTTGCCTGCACGGGGCGCGGTTGAGGACAAGGTAAAGAGGCCCAGTGTTCAGGCCCCCCAGTGTTCAAGCCCCCCAGTGTCCAAGCACCGGGTTCAGGCACCACCTCAGCTTCGCAGGGTCAGGTCGGCCAGGGTCGGCAGGCGCACCACGCCGCGCCAGTAGGCCTCGATGGTGCCCATGATCCGCGCATATTCGGCATAGGTGCTGGGTTTGACCACGTACCCACTGGCCTGCTCGTCATAAGACCGGTGAATATCGTCGGGGTTGTTGGACGTCGAGAGCACCAGCACTGGAATGCGGCGCAGGCCGTCGATGCTTTTGGCCCGCCGCAAAAAATCGTGCCCGTTCATGACCGGCATATTGAGGTCGAGCACGATCAGGTGCGGCACAGGAACCTCTGCATATTCTTTGGTACGATTCAAAAAATGCAGGGCATCTTGACCATTCACGACATGATGAAACGAGATGTCCGCCGACACTTCTT
Above is a genomic segment from Deinococcus sp. QL22 containing:
- a CDS encoding DUF4174 domain-containing protein, translated to MPTVRSVVTAALLGAGLADAASLTLPTAQNQTWSLSQALWRERVLIVRNPSAAYLQEMRRQDAELQVRDLRIVALLPPADARLNGPRTLTLTLLVDAGGKVGQQFSPATLVGKDGGVKATYKSLPTLQTVNALIDTMPMRLQERRERGR
- the yidD gene encoding membrane protein insertion efficiency factor YidD, with translation MTQLSINTFTASALSAISFYQRWLSPLKGFRCAHAALYGGESCSAAVARVISEQGLTGSASAISARFQACRSAFDQLSLGQHVTGGARVRGVCCCGPLPIPFRCG
- a CDS encoding response regulator, with translation MPISPTPFTVLLVEDELADALMFQEMLEEVSADISFHHVVNGQDALHFLNRTKEYAEVPVPHLIVLDLNMPVMNGHDFLRRAKSIDGLRRIPVLVLSTSNNPDDIHRSYDEQASGYVVKPSTYAEYARIMGTIEAYWRGVVRLPTLADLTLRS